From Coffea arabica cultivar ET-39 chromosome 2e, Coffea Arabica ET-39 HiFi, whole genome shotgun sequence, the proteins below share one genomic window:
- the LOC140036935 gene encoding protein N-terminal asparagine amidohydrolase-like isoform X2, translating to MIYVGGVPFQSDGPSSSELVGTDEATTCVGLAIRNHKSGMTSVGHLDSPDVVETGLTQMLSLVVDQNSDEMLEVHLVGGYNDSSPQGMDSVISNHTDHSGFSFPLCAKIVETLEKSDMVFHLQTLHVLENNTKQDSEGNAYPIFNGFMVEPSTGSIFPANFDRTSRCPDEVVRRIRLSSSYEDPSWNGRLLETYDIPTDRFVIAPCAWTIRQLQIAMMLQNLSDAQILLTCSTSPSVEAPDFVENERRQWDYLKKHPDWKETFPMKQPRIFERTPSGRWKRSPVARADAESKLCTTE from the exons ATGATATATGTTGGGGGAGTTCCCTTTCAAAGTGATGGGCCATCTTCCTCTGAG CTAGTTGGCACTGATGAGGCTACAACCTGCGTGGGCCTGGCAATTCGGAACCATAAAAGTGGAAT GACTTCGGTTGGCCATTTGGATTCACCAGATGTGGTTGAAACTGGTCTTACTCAGATGTTATCTTTAGTTGTAGACCAAAATTCTGATGAGATGTTGGAG GTGCATCTAGTTGGTGGTTATAATGATTCCTCTCCACAG GGTATGGATAGTGTCATAAGCAATCATACAGACCACAGtggcttttcctttcctttgtgCGCCAAGATAGTTGAGACCCTGGAGAAGAGTGATATGGTGTTTCACCTTCAAACTCTCCATGTTCTTGAGAATAATACCAAGCAAGATTCTGAAGGAAATGCATACCCAATCTTTAATGGCTTCATG GTTGAACCTTCAACCGGGTCAATCTTTCCTGCCAATTTTGACAGAACTTCTAGATGTCCAGATGAAGTTGTAAGGAGGATCCGTCTGAGTTCATCTTACGAAGACCCAAGTTGGAATGGCAGGTTGCTGGAGACCTATGACATTCCAACTGATCGATTCGTTATTGCTCCATGTGCTTG GACCATACGCCAATTACAGATTGCTATGATGCTGCAAAACCTATCGGATGCACAAATCCTTCTCACCTGTTCCACTTCACCTTCTGTCGAGGCTCCTGACTTTGTTGAAAATGAAAGAAG ACAATGGGACTATCTCAAAAAACACCCAGATTGGAAAGAAACGTTCCCAATGAAGCAGCCACGAATTTTTGAGAGAACTCCTTCTGGAAGATGGAAGAGATCACCAGTTGCGCGTGCAGATGCTGAATCTAAACTGTGTACCACAGAGTAA
- the LOC140036936 gene encoding zinc finger CCCH domain-containing protein 14-like: MEFGGRKRERPDGAFTGNGGYKKSRDELESFTTGVGSKSKPCMKFFSTSGCQFGEGCHFLHYVPGYSAHSQLANLGATPAVPGGRNVPFSDGPTLTVKTKLCTKFNTPEGCRFGDKCHFAHGDMELGKSLAPGYQDPRSMGPMGRLSGHFEPSPPGLGAAASFGTSATAKISIDASLAGAIIGKNGVNSKHICRATGVKLSIKDHETDSNQRNIELEGSFDQIKQASGMVRELIANIGGPTSRTSNTSGSFGRGVPPARQYKSKMCENFPKGSCTFGDRCHFAHSASELRKPPT, from the exons ATGGAATTTGGGGGGCGAAAGAGAGAAAGACCAGACGGCGCTTTTACCGGTAACGGAGGCTACAAAAAGTCCAGAGATG AACTGGAGTCCTTTACAACTGGTGTAGGAAGCAAATCAAAGCCATGCATGAAGTTTTTCAG CACATCTGGATGCCAGTTTGGTGAGGGATGTCATTTCTTGCACTATGTTCCGGGTTATAGTGCTCATTCACAGTTGGCAAATTTGGGTGCAACTCCAGCTGTGCCAGGTGGTAGAAATGTGCCGTTCAGTGACGGTCCTACTCTAACTGTCAAGACCAAGCTCTGCACCAAGTTCAACACTCCGGAAGGATGCAGATTTGGTGACAAATGCCACTTCGCTCATGGTGACATGGAGCTGGGGAAGTCACTGGCTCCTGGGTATCAAGACCCACGATCAATGGGACCAATGGGCAGGCTATCTGGACATTTTGAACCATCCCCTCCAGGCTTAGGCGCTGCAGCTAGCTTTGGTACATCAGCGACAGCAAAGATCAGTATTGATGCCTCCCTTGCTGGGGCTATTATTGGAAAGAATGGGGTGAATTCCAAACATATTTGTCGAGCCACAGGTGTCAAGCTTTCTATAAAAGACCATGAAACTGACTCCAATCAGAGGAATATTGAACTTGAAGGATCCTTTGATCAAATTAAGCAAGCTAGTGGCATGGTACGTGAACTCATAGCGAACATTGGTGGGCCTACAAGTCGTACCAGTAATACATCCGGTTCCTTCGGTCGTGGTGTTCCTCCAGCTAGGCAGTACAAGAGTAAGAtgtgtgaaaattttccaaaaggTTCTTGCACATTTGGGGATAGATGCCATTTTGCTCATAGTGCTAGTGAGCTACGCAAGCCTCCAACATGA
- the LOC140036935 gene encoding protein N-terminal asparagine amidohydrolase-like isoform X1, translated as MIYVGGVPFQSDGPSSSEGSKILLALMEHPTLVSASCSFKSTPERKFSASEDSGLQRGTGCKWVYVFQREYATVDPALVDLVGTDEATTCVGLAIRNHKSGMTSVGHLDSPDVVETGLTQMLSLVVDQNSDEMLEVHLVGGYNDSSPQGMDSVISNHTDHSGFSFPLCAKIVETLEKSDMVFHLQTLHVLENNTKQDSEGNAYPIFNGFMVEPSTGSIFPANFDRTSRCPDEVVRRIRLSSSYEDPSWNGRLLETYDIPTDRFVIAPCAWTIRQLQIAMMLQNLSDAQILLTCSTSPSVEAPDFVENERRQWDYLKKHPDWKETFPMKQPRIFERTPSGRWKRSPVARADAESKLCTTE; from the exons ATGATATATGTTGGGGGAGTTCCCTTTCAAAGTGATGGGCCATCTTCCTCTGAG GGAAGCAAAATCCTACTTGCTTTGATGGAGCATCCTACTTTGGTATCTGCCTCGTGTTCATTTAAGTCTACGCCTGAGAGAAAATTTTCAGCCTCTGAAGACTCTGGTTTGCAGAGAGGGACAGGATGTAAATGGGTCTATGTTTTCCAAAGAGAGTATGCAACAGTTGATCCTGCTCTTGTGGAT CTAGTTGGCACTGATGAGGCTACAACCTGCGTGGGCCTGGCAATTCGGAACCATAAAAGTGGAAT GACTTCGGTTGGCCATTTGGATTCACCAGATGTGGTTGAAACTGGTCTTACTCAGATGTTATCTTTAGTTGTAGACCAAAATTCTGATGAGATGTTGGAG GTGCATCTAGTTGGTGGTTATAATGATTCCTCTCCACAG GGTATGGATAGTGTCATAAGCAATCATACAGACCACAGtggcttttcctttcctttgtgCGCCAAGATAGTTGAGACCCTGGAGAAGAGTGATATGGTGTTTCACCTTCAAACTCTCCATGTTCTTGAGAATAATACCAAGCAAGATTCTGAAGGAAATGCATACCCAATCTTTAATGGCTTCATG GTTGAACCTTCAACCGGGTCAATCTTTCCTGCCAATTTTGACAGAACTTCTAGATGTCCAGATGAAGTTGTAAGGAGGATCCGTCTGAGTTCATCTTACGAAGACCCAAGTTGGAATGGCAGGTTGCTGGAGACCTATGACATTCCAACTGATCGATTCGTTATTGCTCCATGTGCTTG GACCATACGCCAATTACAGATTGCTATGATGCTGCAAAACCTATCGGATGCACAAATCCTTCTCACCTGTTCCACTTCACCTTCTGTCGAGGCTCCTGACTTTGTTGAAAATGAAAGAAG ACAATGGGACTATCTCAAAAAACACCCAGATTGGAAAGAAACGTTCCCAATGAAGCAGCCACGAATTTTTGAGAGAACTCCTTCTGGAAGATGGAAGAGATCACCAGTTGCGCGTGCAGATGCTGAATCTAAACTGTGTACCACAGAGTAA